A genomic window from Streptomyces sp. NBC_01429 includes:
- a CDS encoding glycosylhydrolase-like jelly roll fold domain-containing protein, whose product MNDGTHSRRRVLQLGAAAAAAAASGGATSWGPAYAAPPGDPAALASDRPASDRLAPGRLASDHPAAYSPARFARPGTGSMPLILWFWNGTVTPALVDTTLADLRDKGVTEVLVFPFDTPALRPSFFTEAWFDIIEHTLREADRHHMRLWLFDDDFFPSGRAGGFVVNGGRVGDRVYRPRPDLRAKNLTRGSVEVTGGTVVRLAARALSVDDGRLTVDAAAYDGVQVLKEGTDWADCTVTATVRVERAAAGLMVRCSDARNGYLADLRADGGIDIWRQKDGGFTLLHRGDATAGFDAAADHELALSLRGPVITPSLDGAAHPPVTDTAYASGTVGVRATATQRSSWDSLTVTDPAGATLYDQTFQDPSAVDEFETPAALGEVVAAAARPVGALGDGTVPRMIDLTAAVHADGVWTAPAGRWQVDLHTSRPLADATGSRRNYLDLLDDEAVDLFMDIVPGEYLRRFPWAVGGVLRGFADDEPFVASADAGWGLPPWSPSLPAEIGGLAPKAGLGIVLSAVLDDLGDEGDRLRGVFWRAVSNRFSAAYYQRLGAWMGERGLDVISNPLWDEYGPSEQVKSTGNLNTAHQWAQVPGTDLIFDHYQRGYHRILPRWPASAAHQTGHTRVYLEAMGGTGWSVTPALTREVIGAFVVRGVNKVLLHARFSDQNDIVFPPPFQPANPWWDLSRPLNEWIGRLVETARATARARTALLQPQRAAELLQDHPEQSRFDEEFTAAVHALEDVQIDFDLLDEGALDRDPALIEHARPRGSRLAVGRQEYGIVVLPHTPVLSVGAVESLTAFVKGGGVLVAVGELPKREPSGQGDKLARSLARLFNGGRASGAHRAKDPAEAAAIVAAAGGAAATLAPATPDVRVLRLERVGRQAFLLHNERPEAVRLTATFPALGVPEIWDPDTGGTTTAGVWRTAATRSGNGTAIPLTLEAKASLAVVFRPPTRETPPHAVESNAPVENLTVDGRTGTGTATVRVTSPTTVRVEARHGERRYTGTLAVTDPLTPVPLDGDWSFRLDRDGERDTSRPLGSWTDLAPAHSGSAVYERHITLDARTLSGRLWHLDLGEVRDVAEITVNGTELPARLWAPYRADVTTALRAGTNSIRVRVTNTGANAHGDAAISGLLGPVTLHPERRVGVPLTRTSD is encoded by the coding sequence ATGAACGACGGCACGCACAGCCGCAGACGCGTCCTCCAACTCGGCGCGGCGGCGGCAGCTGCCGCCGCCAGCGGCGGGGCCACCTCCTGGGGGCCCGCGTACGCCGCGCCGCCCGGCGATCCGGCGGCCCTCGCCTCCGATCGCCCGGCCTCGGACCGTCTCGCCCCCGGTCGCCTCGCCTCCGACCACCCCGCCGCCTACTCGCCCGCCCGGTTCGCCCGCCCCGGCACGGGCAGCATGCCGCTCATCCTGTGGTTCTGGAACGGCACGGTGACCCCCGCCCTCGTGGACACCACCCTCGCGGACCTGCGGGACAAGGGAGTGACCGAAGTCCTGGTCTTCCCCTTCGACACCCCGGCCCTGCGCCCCTCGTTCTTCACCGAGGCATGGTTCGACATCATCGAGCACACGCTCCGCGAGGCGGACCGCCACCACATGCGGCTGTGGCTGTTCGACGACGACTTCTTCCCGAGCGGCCGGGCGGGCGGGTTCGTGGTGAACGGCGGCCGGGTCGGCGACCGCGTCTACCGGCCACGCCCCGACCTGCGGGCCAAGAACCTGACCCGCGGCAGCGTCGAGGTCACCGGCGGTACGGTCGTCCGGCTGGCCGCCCGCGCGCTGTCGGTCGACGACGGACGGCTGACCGTGGACGCCGCCGCGTACGACGGTGTCCAGGTCCTGAAGGAGGGCACCGACTGGGCCGACTGCACGGTCACCGCCACCGTCCGCGTCGAGAGGGCCGCCGCCGGTCTGATGGTGCGCTGCTCCGATGCCCGCAACGGCTACCTGGCCGACCTGCGCGCGGACGGCGGCATCGACATCTGGCGTCAGAAGGACGGCGGCTTCACACTGCTGCACCGGGGCGACGCCACGGCCGGATTCGACGCCGCGGCCGACCACGAACTCGCACTCTCCCTGCGCGGGCCGGTCATCACACCGTCGCTGGACGGCGCCGCCCACCCGCCGGTGACCGACACCGCGTACGCCTCCGGCACCGTCGGTGTACGCGCCACCGCCACCCAGCGCTCCTCCTGGGACAGCCTCACCGTCACCGACCCGGCCGGCGCCACGCTGTATGACCAGACGTTCCAAGACCCGTCCGCAGTCGACGAGTTCGAGACACCGGCCGCCCTCGGCGAGGTCGTCGCCGCCGCGGCCCGCCCCGTCGGCGCCCTCGGCGACGGCACGGTCCCCAGGATGATCGACCTCACCGCCGCCGTACACGCCGACGGCGTCTGGACCGCGCCCGCAGGCCGGTGGCAGGTCGACCTCCACACCTCCCGGCCGCTCGCCGATGCCACCGGCAGCAGGCGGAACTATCTCGACCTCCTCGACGACGAGGCGGTGGATCTCTTCATGGACATCGTGCCCGGCGAGTACCTGCGCAGGTTCCCGTGGGCCGTGGGCGGTGTCCTGCGCGGATTCGCCGACGACGAGCCGTTCGTGGCCTCCGCGGACGCGGGATGGGGGCTGCCGCCCTGGTCCCCGAGCCTCCCGGCCGAGATCGGCGGGCTGGCCCCGAAGGCGGGCCTCGGGATCGTGCTGTCCGCTGTCCTCGACGACCTCGGCGACGAGGGGGACCGGCTGCGCGGTGTCTTCTGGCGCGCGGTCTCCAACCGGTTCTCCGCCGCGTACTACCAGCGTCTCGGCGCGTGGATGGGCGAGCGCGGTCTCGACGTCATCTCCAACCCGCTGTGGGACGAGTACGGACCGTCCGAGCAGGTCAAGAGCACCGGCAACCTCAACACCGCACACCAGTGGGCCCAGGTGCCGGGCACCGACCTGATCTTCGACCACTACCAGCGCGGGTACCACCGGATCCTGCCGCGCTGGCCGGCGAGCGCGGCCCATCAGACGGGGCACACCCGCGTCTACCTGGAGGCCATGGGCGGTACGGGGTGGAGTGTGACCCCGGCCCTGACCCGCGAGGTCATCGGGGCGTTCGTCGTCCGCGGAGTCAACAAGGTTCTGCTGCACGCCCGGTTCTCCGACCAGAACGACATCGTCTTCCCGCCGCCCTTCCAGCCCGCCAACCCGTGGTGGGACCTCTCCCGGCCGCTCAACGAGTGGATCGGCCGGCTGGTCGAGACGGCCCGGGCCACGGCCAGGGCCCGTACCGCGCTCCTCCAGCCGCAGCGAGCAGCGGAATTGCTCCAGGATCATCCCGAACAGAGCCGCTTCGACGAGGAGTTCACAGCGGCCGTCCACGCCCTGGAGGACGTGCAGATCGACTTCGACCTCCTGGACGAGGGCGCGCTGGACCGGGACCCGGCACTGATCGAGCACGCCCGGCCACGCGGCTCCCGGCTGGCCGTGGGACGCCAGGAGTACGGCATCGTCGTCCTGCCGCACACGCCCGTGCTGTCGGTAGGAGCCGTGGAGTCACTCACCGCCTTCGTCAAGGGCGGCGGCGTCCTGGTGGCGGTCGGCGAACTGCCGAAGCGCGAACCGTCCGGCCAGGGAGACAAGTTGGCGCGGTCCCTGGCAAGACTCTTCAACGGCGGCCGGGCCTCCGGGGCGCACCGGGCGAAGGACCCGGCCGAGGCGGCGGCGATCGTCGCCGCGGCGGGCGGGGCCGCCGCCACACTGGCGCCAGCCACCCCCGACGTCCGGGTGCTGCGGCTGGAACGCGTCGGCCGGCAGGCGTTCCTCCTGCACAACGAGCGGCCGGAGGCGGTACGGCTCACCGCGACCTTCCCGGCCCTGGGCGTGCCGGAGATCTGGGACCCGGACACCGGGGGGACCACGACGGCGGGCGTATGGCGCACGGCGGCGACGCGATCAGGGAACGGTACGGCCATCCCCCTGACACTCGAAGCGAAGGCGTCGCTGGCGGTGGTCTTCCGCCCGCCGACGCGCGAAACTCCCCCGCACGCGGTCGAGTCGAACGCACCGGTGGAGAACCTGACGGTCGACGGACGCACCGGGACCGGGACCGCCACCGTACGCGTCACCTCCCCGACGACGGTCCGGGTGGAGGCCCGGCACGGCGAGCGCCGCTACACCGGAACCCTCGCCGTCACCGACCCGCTCACCCCCGTACCGCTGGACGGCGACTGGAGCTTCCGCCTGGACCGCGACGGCGAGCGGGACACCAGCCGCCCGCTCGGCAGCTGGACGGATCTGGCCCCCGCGCACTCCGGCTCCGCCGTGTACGAACGCCACATCACCCTGGACGCCCGCACCCTGTCCGGCCGCCTCTGGCACCTGGACCTGGGGGAGGTGCGCGACGTAGCCGAGATCACCGTCAACGGCACAGAACTGCCCGCGCGCCTCTGGGCGCCCTACCGCGCAGACGTCACCACCGCCCTGCGCGCGGGCACCAACTCCATACGCGTACGGGTCACCAACACCGGCGCCAACGCACACGGAGACGCGGCCATCTCGGGCCTCCTGGGCCCGGTGACACTGCACCCCGAACGGCGCGTCGGAGTCCCTCTCACCCGTACCTCCGACTGA
- a CDS encoding SgcJ/EcaC family oxidoreductase codes for MEQSVEAMSAIPGRMYEAWNRGDVAGFFADFAEDVLFAELEGTVYRSRAEAVAAHEQILGTVMKGSQLLRGEVVFARIVSPGVGVVHSRVGIQMPGEEEPPSTRFSMQLFVTVWQNDRWVVTALENARLLSLESMAHLESMPAG; via the coding sequence ATGGAACAGTCGGTCGAGGCGATGAGCGCCATTCCGGGCCGGATGTACGAGGCGTGGAACCGCGGGGATGTCGCCGGTTTCTTCGCCGACTTCGCCGAGGACGTCCTGTTCGCGGAGCTTGAGGGAACCGTCTACCGGAGCCGCGCGGAGGCGGTCGCGGCACACGAGCAGATCCTCGGCACGGTGATGAAGGGTTCCCAACTGCTGCGGGGCGAGGTGGTCTTCGCCCGGATCGTGAGCCCGGGCGTCGGCGTGGTCCACAGCCGCGTCGGCATCCAGATGCCGGGCGAGGAGGAGCCGCCCTCGACGCGCTTCTCCATGCAGCTGTTCGTCACGGTGTGGCAGAACGACCGCTGGGTGGTCACGGCTCTGGAGAACGCGCGCCTGCTCTCCCTGGAGTCCATGGCTCATCTGGAGTCCATGCCCGCCGGATAA
- the htpG gene encoding molecular chaperone HtpG yields the protein MSTETFEFQVEARQLLQMMIHSIYSNKDVFLRELISNASDALDKLRLEVLRDDGLREDTSDLHIAIEVDKKERTLTVRDNGIGMSHADVVQLIGTIANSGTAKFLKELKESQDAGTSEELIGQFGVGFYSSFMVADEVTLLTRRAGESQGTRWESSGEGTYTVESVDDAPQGTAVTLRLKPEDAEDQLFDYTSGWKIREIVKRYSDFITWPIKMAAESSDDESVDGTPREIETINSMKALWARSRSEVTDAEYNELYKHISHDWTDPLETIRMQAEGTFEYQALLFIPTHAPQDLFMQGHKRGVQLYVKRVFIMDECEALMPEYLRFVKGVVDAQDLSLNVSREILQQDRQIQLMHRRLVKKVLSTVKDMKSAHPDRYLTFWKEFGRVVKEGLLSDFENRDAILGISSFGTTRDAEELTSLSEYVERMKEGQQHIFYMTGESRSAIESSPHMEAFQAKGIEVLLLTDPVDEVWVQSVPEFEGKQLLSIAKGEVDLDTEEEKKEVEAEREKQQQDYAGLLTWMTKELGEDVKEVRLSSRLTVSPACIVGDTHDVTPALENMYRAMGQEVPRIKRILELNPSHGLVSGLRKAHADQAAPVTSDAAPAEGEADATDDSTADATDNSTVDTTVDAGLSEAAELLYGMALLADGGELSDPSRFIKLMADRLARTL from the coding sequence ATGTCGACCGAGACATTCGAGTTTCAGGTAGAAGCTCGTCAACTCCTCCAGATGATGATCCACTCGATTTACTCGAACAAGGACGTCTTCCTCCGGGAGCTGATCTCCAATGCCTCCGACGCGCTGGACAAGCTCCGCCTGGAGGTTCTGCGGGACGACGGGCTGCGGGAGGACACGTCGGATCTCCATATCGCCATCGAGGTCGACAAGAAGGAGCGCACGCTCACCGTGCGCGACAATGGCATCGGGATGTCGCACGCCGATGTGGTGCAGCTGATCGGGACGATCGCGAATTCCGGGACGGCGAAGTTCCTGAAGGAGCTGAAGGAGAGCCAGGACGCCGGGACGTCCGAGGAGCTGATCGGGCAGTTCGGTGTCGGGTTCTATTCGAGTTTCATGGTGGCCGATGAGGTGACCCTGCTGACCCGGCGTGCCGGGGAGAGCCAGGGGACGCGCTGGGAATCGAGCGGCGAGGGGACGTATACGGTCGAGTCGGTGGACGACGCGCCGCAGGGTACGGCGGTGACGCTGCGGCTCAAGCCGGAGGACGCCGAGGACCAGCTGTTCGACTACACGTCCGGCTGGAAGATCCGGGAAATCGTCAAGCGGTACTCGGACTTCATCACCTGGCCCATCAAAATGGCCGCCGAGTCCTCCGACGACGAGAGCGTGGACGGGACTCCGCGTGAAATCGAGACCATCAACTCGATGAAGGCCCTGTGGGCGCGGTCCAGGAGCGAGGTGACCGATGCCGAGTACAACGAGCTGTACAAGCACATCAGTCACGACTGGACCGATCCGCTGGAAACCATCCGTATGCAGGCGGAGGGGACCTTCGAATATCAGGCACTGCTGTTCATTCCGACCCACGCCCCGCAGGACCTGTTCATGCAGGGACACAAGCGCGGGGTGCAGCTCTATGTGAAGCGCGTATTCATCATGGATGAGTGCGAAGCGCTCATGCCGGAATACCTCCGCTTCGTCAAGGGAGTGGTCGACGCGCAGGACCTGTCGCTGAATGTGTCGCGGGAGATCCTCCAGCAGGACCGCCAGATCCAGCTCATGCACCGGCGTCTGGTGAAGAAGGTGCTGTCCACGGTGAAGGACATGAAGTCCGCCCACCCGGACCGCTATCTGACGTTCTGGAAAGAGTTCGGCCGGGTCGTCAAGGAGGGGCTCCTCAGCGACTTCGAGAACCGGGACGCGATCCTCGGGATCTCCTCGTTCGGGACCACGCGGGACGCGGAGGAGCTGACCAGCCTGAGCGAGTACGTGGAGCGCATGAAGGAGGGGCAGCAGCACATCTTCTACATGACCGGTGAGTCGCGGTCGGCCATCGAGAGTTCGCCGCACATGGAGGCGTTCCAGGCCAAGGGGATCGAGGTGCTGCTGCTGACCGATCCGGTGGACGAGGTGTGGGTGCAGTCCGTGCCGGAGTTCGAGGGGAAGCAGCTGCTCTCGATCGCCAAGGGCGAGGTCGACCTCGACACCGAGGAGGAGAAGAAGGAGGTCGAGGCCGAGCGCGAGAAGCAGCAGCAGGACTACGCCGGGCTGCTGACCTGGATGACGAAGGAGCTGGGTGAGGACGTCAAGGAGGTACGGCTCTCGTCGCGGCTCACCGTCTCGCCCGCCTGCATCGTCGGGGACACCCACGATGTGACCCCGGCGCTGGAGAACATGTACCGCGCCATGGGCCAGGAAGTGCCCCGCATCAAGCGCATCCTCGAACTCAACCCCTCGCACGGGCTGGTCAGCGGCTTGCGGAAGGCCCACGCGGATCAGGCGGCGCCCGTCACGAGCGACGCTGCGCCCGCCGAGGGTGAGGCCGACGCGACGGACGACTCGACGGCCGACGCGACGGACAACTCGACGGTTGACACGACAGTCGACGCCGGACTGTCCGAGGCCGCCGAACTCCTCTACGGCATGGCCCTGCTGGCGGACGGCGGCGAGCTGAGCGACCCGTCGCGTTTCATCAAGCTGATGGCGGACCGGCTGGCGCGCACGCTTTAG
- a CDS encoding helix-turn-helix domain-containing protein produces MIELISVALEAQLGDARPCPDEALRDRVLGYIEARLSDRDLVPAGIAAAHHISVRRLHKLFEDQPLTVAALIRRRRLERCRADLTHSDRTVAAVAARWGFGDPAHFSRLFKATYGYGAAALTSNDRARTVKAPAARHGKDGGAHVVER; encoded by the coding sequence GTGATCGAGCTGATCTCGGTGGCGCTGGAGGCCCAGCTGGGCGACGCGCGCCCGTGCCCCGACGAGGCGTTGCGCGATCGCGTTCTCGGCTATATCGAGGCGCGGCTCTCCGACCGGGATCTCGTTCCCGCCGGGATCGCCGCGGCACACCACATCTCCGTACGCCGGCTCCACAAGCTTTTCGAAGACCAGCCGCTGACGGTCGCGGCCCTCATCCGCCGGCGTCGCCTGGAGCGGTGCCGCGCCGACCTGACGCACAGCGACCGGACGGTCGCGGCCGTCGCCGCACGCTGGGGATTCGGCGATCCGGCGCATTTCAGCCGGCTCTTCAAGGCGACCTACGGCTACGGTGCGGCGGCGCTGACGTCCAACGACCGTGCACGCACAGTCAAGGCGCCCGCCGCCCGGCACGGCAAGGATGGTGGTGCACACGTCGTAGAAAGGTGA
- a CDS encoding PQQ-dependent sugar dehydrogenase, with translation MKVRTRSSAIIGTICLVASLALTTASADEATAPRQAAEVTLKEVARAQNPIAGAAGPGDTVWIAERAGTVRVLDDQGLGEPVLDISGETTTDGERGLLGVAFDKEFAHFYISFTDREGTSNVDEFAVRDGEIQPDTRRTVLTQTQPYSNHNGGDIRFGPDGYLYIAFGDGGSGGDPHGNGQNLGTLLGKLLRIDPGGGEPYAIPPDNPFVDDPNAKDEIWSYGLRNPWRFSFDAGSGDLLIGDVGQSAWEEIDWAPADSEGGENYGWSQMEGNHAFRGGTEPANHVPPIHEYDRSGLGCSVTGGYVYRGEAIPALQGQYLFSDYCDGTVRALEVENGQVTGENDLGVSGGQVISFVEDGDGELYVLDIAGSISRIDPA, from the coding sequence GTGAAAGTTCGCACCAGAAGCTCGGCGATCATCGGCACCATCTGCCTCGTCGCTTCCCTCGCCTTGACCACAGCGTCTGCTGACGAGGCGACAGCCCCACGTCAGGCGGCAGAGGTCACACTGAAGGAAGTGGCCAGAGCCCAGAACCCCATCGCCGGCGCGGCCGGTCCCGGAGACACCGTCTGGATAGCCGAACGCGCGGGAACCGTACGGGTTCTGGACGATCAGGGGCTCGGCGAGCCCGTCCTCGACATATCCGGCGAGACCACCACCGACGGCGAACGCGGCCTGCTGGGCGTTGCGTTCGACAAGGAGTTCGCGCACTTCTACATCTCGTTCACGGACCGCGAAGGCACCAGCAACGTGGACGAGTTCGCCGTACGGGACGGCGAGATCCAGCCGGACACCCGGCGCACGGTTCTCACGCAGACGCAGCCGTACTCCAACCACAACGGCGGCGACATCAGGTTCGGCCCCGACGGCTACCTCTACATCGCCTTCGGCGACGGCGGCTCGGGCGGCGACCCGCACGGCAACGGGCAGAACCTCGGCACACTGCTCGGCAAGCTGCTGCGGATCGACCCGGGCGGCGGTGAACCGTACGCGATCCCGCCGGACAACCCGTTCGTGGACGACCCGAACGCGAAGGACGAGATCTGGTCGTACGGGCTGCGCAACCCGTGGCGCTTCTCCTTCGACGCGGGCTCGGGTGACCTGCTGATCGGCGACGTCGGCCAGAGCGCCTGGGAGGAGATCGACTGGGCCCCGGCGGACAGCGAGGGCGGCGAGAACTACGGCTGGTCCCAGATGGAGGGCAACCACGCCTTCCGGGGCGGCACGGAGCCCGCGAACCACGTACCGCCGATCCACGAGTACGACCGCAGCGGTCTGGGCTGCTCGGTGACCGGCGGATACGTCTACCGCGGCGAGGCGATCCCGGCCCTCCAGGGGCAGTACCTGTTCAGCGACTACTGCGACGGCACCGTCCGCGCGCTGGAGGTGGAGAACGGCCAGGTGACCGGCGAGAACGACCTCGGAGTCAGCGGCGGCCAGGTCATCTCGTTCGTGGAGGACGGTGACGGCGAGCTGTACGTGCTCGACATCGCCGGCAGCATCTCGCGCATCGACCCGGCGTAA